In one Corallococcus sp. EGB genomic region, the following are encoded:
- a CDS encoding alpha/beta hydrolase has protein sequence MKRPLVAGLLLGGVALLAMAAWVAVRSARYISQEVHPPRQPVGSPPEDAEFSSLRDVAFQDADGLQLKGWYLPPRDGAVVVLVHGLSGNRTQLLPEARFLARAGYGLLLFDLGAHGESSGTVSTYGDREAIQVRAAVDFAAHQPEVDAKRIGALGFSLGGYSVLKAAAEDPRLKAVVVEAAAVAPAQALQDELGHWGPLGLWPALGVMKRAGVDVNAVQPARNMAALAGRPVLLIAGAADPWVPSAALEELLRQGQGPWEKWLVPGAGHENYLQAAPDEYPRKVQEFFSRFL, from the coding sequence GTGAAGCGTCCGCTCGTCGCCGGGCTCCTCCTGGGAGGCGTGGCGCTGCTGGCGATGGCGGCCTGGGTCGCCGTGCGCAGTGCGCGGTACATCTCCCAGGAGGTGCACCCGCCCCGTCAGCCGGTGGGGAGCCCTCCGGAGGACGCGGAGTTCTCCAGCCTGCGCGACGTCGCGTTCCAGGACGCGGACGGCCTTCAGCTCAAGGGCTGGTACCTGCCTCCGCGCGACGGGGCGGTCGTCGTGCTGGTCCATGGGCTTTCGGGCAACCGCACGCAGCTCTTGCCCGAGGCGCGGTTCCTGGCGCGGGCGGGGTACGGCCTGCTGCTCTTCGATCTGGGCGCGCACGGTGAGAGCAGCGGGACGGTGTCCACCTACGGCGACCGCGAGGCCATCCAGGTGCGGGCGGCGGTGGACTTCGCCGCGCATCAGCCGGAGGTGGATGCGAAGCGCATCGGCGCGCTCGGGTTTTCGCTCGGAGGCTACTCCGTGCTGAAGGCCGCGGCCGAGGATCCGCGCCTCAAGGCCGTGGTGGTGGAGGCCGCCGCCGTGGCGCCCGCGCAGGCGCTCCAGGACGAGTTGGGACACTGGGGGCCCTTGGGCCTGTGGCCCGCGCTGGGCGTGATGAAGCGCGCGGGTGTCGACGTGAACGCGGTACAGCCCGCGCGAAACATGGCCGCGCTCGCGGGCCGCCCCGTCCTGTTGATCGCGGGCGCGGCGGATCCGTGGGTGCCGAGCGCCGCGCTGGAGGAGCTCCTGCGCCAGGGTCAAGGCCCCTGGGAGAAGTGGCTCGTACCCGGGGCGGGCCACGAGAACTATCTCCAGGCCGCGCCCGACGAATATCCACGTAAAGTGCAGGAGTTCTTTTCGCGCTTTCTCTGA